From a region of the Geothrix sp. 21YS21S-2 genome:
- a CDS encoding sigma-54-dependent Fis family transcriptional regulator → MALELSLNDLKTRGGVLDELLEEAFDGAVVLDAKGIILHQTRKSVDLTGDPLENTIGSHISIKHPASPFDKVLATGRPELGILVVINGRKCMTDLHPVFWKGEVTGAIGTLLFRSMSRLKKIITSLSESSDAEGLDIYNAVARIDSNYTFDDFIGESPAAQKLLTHCRNVARKRVHPILILGETGTGKEILASAFHSGSLDRSFSPFVKINCTAIPNDLLESELFGHEKGAFTGAVAAKKGKFELASGGSILLDEIGDMDLRLQGKLLRVLEEGEYERIGGTRVMPLNARIIASTNHELKEACRSGKFRPDLYYRLSSAEIRIPPLRARREDIPLIARHLIAKAGLNLSLSPGAMEVLMGYHWPGNVRELRNVVRWCSFLESEAPITAEEVLQVLADPDDDEAQAPLPRPAQVSLGGSERRALMEALELDRFNLTLAAKRLGISRTTLYNKIRKHGIQIKKTQR, encoded by the coding sequence ATGGCCCTTGAACTGTCCCTCAACGACCTCAAGACCCGCGGCGGCGTGCTGGACGAGCTCCTGGAGGAGGCCTTCGACGGGGCCGTGGTCCTGGACGCCAAGGGCATCATCCTCCACCAGACCCGCAAGTCGGTGGATCTCACGGGCGACCCGCTGGAGAACACCATCGGCAGCCACATCAGCATCAAGCACCCCGCCAGCCCCTTCGACAAGGTGCTGGCCACGGGGCGGCCGGAGCTGGGCATCCTGGTGGTGATCAACGGGCGCAAGTGCATGACCGACCTCCACCCCGTCTTCTGGAAGGGCGAGGTCACCGGCGCCATCGGCACCCTCCTCTTCCGGTCCATGAGCCGGCTGAAGAAGATCATCACGAGCCTCTCCGAAAGCAGCGACGCCGAGGGCCTGGACATCTACAACGCCGTGGCCCGCATCGACTCCAACTACACCTTCGACGACTTCATCGGGGAGAGCCCGGCCGCCCAGAAGCTCCTGACCCACTGCCGCAACGTGGCCCGCAAGCGGGTCCACCCCATCCTCATCCTCGGCGAGACCGGCACCGGCAAGGAGATCCTGGCCAGCGCCTTCCACTCCGGGAGCCTGGACCGGTCCTTCAGCCCCTTCGTGAAGATCAACTGCACCGCCATCCCCAACGACCTCCTGGAGTCCGAGCTCTTCGGCCACGAGAAGGGCGCCTTCACCGGGGCCGTGGCGGCCAAGAAGGGCAAGTTCGAGCTGGCGTCGGGCGGCTCCATCCTCCTGGACGAGATCGGCGACATGGACCTGCGGCTCCAGGGCAAGCTCCTGCGCGTCCTGGAGGAGGGCGAGTACGAGCGCATCGGCGGCACCCGGGTGATGCCCCTCAACGCCCGGATCATCGCGTCCACCAACCACGAGCTCAAGGAGGCCTGCCGGAGCGGCAAGTTCAGGCCCGACCTCTACTACCGCCTCAGCTCCGCCGAGATCCGCATTCCCCCCCTGCGGGCCCGGCGGGAGGACATCCCCCTTATCGCCCGCCACCTCATCGCCAAGGCCGGCCTGAACCTGTCCCTGTCCCCCGGGGCCATGGAGGTGCTCATGGGCTACCACTGGCCCGGCAACGTGCGGGAACTGCGCAACGTCGTGCGCTGGTGCAGCTTCCTGGAATCCGAGGCCCCCATCACCGCCGAGGAGGTCCTCCAGGTCCTGGCCGACCCCGACGACGACGAGGCCCAGGCCCCCCTGCCCCGGCCCGCCCAGGTCTCCCTGGGCGGATCGGAGCGGCGCGCCCTCATGGAGGCGCTGGAGCTGGACCGGTTCAACCTGACCCTGGCGGCCAAGCGGCTTGGAATCAGCCGCACGACCCTGTACAACAAGATCCGCAAGCACGGCATCCAGATCAAGAAGACCCAGCGCTAA
- a CDS encoding FAD-dependent oxidoreductase produces the protein MKQIETDVIVVAAGLSGLAAAISAAENGARVVAFEKAGTTGGAANMGMGPLGIGSSVQKHQMVSITPFEAFRKHMNFTHWKVDARLVRDYYMKSGETIGWLQEMGVEFVGVSPAYAAPETVKGYATSEAVWHLVKPIGGGMPGPRAAGAMIKCMTERARELGVEILLETPAKKILVEDGRIVGVLGVDKNGEEIEARGRAVIVATGGFGANPRMIQEATGYEWGKNLFSFAVPGMVGEGIRMAWEAGAGRTDMNLELMYQIPDNMNHFVLDGAFRQPCLWVNKLGERFMNEDGIPNTTFTGNAIATQPDHIAYSIFDAKLLKHYKKDGPDIQSHVHPHDLYKQFDNAMKAAADEGYSHVCEADSIEELAEKMGIDPAGLARTVEEYNASCAKNFDPLFDKDRQFMQPIGSPKYYACRQFVGAYGTLGGIRINHRTEVMTDDHKVIPGLYAVGVDACAIYGQSYPFILPGNTMGFCLNSGRIAGENAAVAANA, from the coding sequence ATGAAGCAGATCGAAACGGACGTCATCGTCGTCGCCGCGGGCCTCTCGGGCCTGGCTGCGGCCATCTCCGCCGCCGAGAACGGCGCCAGGGTCGTCGCCTTCGAGAAGGCCGGCACCACCGGCGGCGCGGCCAACATGGGCATGGGCCCCCTGGGCATCGGCTCCAGCGTCCAGAAGCACCAGATGGTGAGCATCACGCCCTTCGAGGCCTTCCGCAAGCACATGAACTTCACCCACTGGAAGGTGGACGCGCGCCTGGTGCGGGACTACTACATGAAGTCCGGCGAGACCATCGGCTGGCTGCAGGAGATGGGCGTCGAGTTCGTGGGGGTGTCCCCCGCCTACGCCGCGCCCGAGACCGTGAAGGGCTACGCGACCTCCGAGGCCGTGTGGCACCTCGTGAAGCCCATCGGCGGCGGCATGCCGGGCCCCCGCGCCGCCGGCGCCATGATCAAGTGCATGACGGAGCGGGCCAGGGAACTGGGCGTCGAGATCCTGCTGGAGACCCCCGCGAAGAAGATCCTCGTGGAGGACGGCAGGATCGTGGGCGTCCTCGGCGTGGACAAGAACGGCGAGGAGATCGAGGCCAGGGGCAGGGCCGTCATCGTCGCCACCGGCGGCTTCGGCGCCAACCCCAGGATGATCCAGGAGGCCACGGGCTACGAGTGGGGCAAGAACCTCTTCTCCTTCGCCGTTCCGGGCATGGTGGGCGAGGGCATCCGCATGGCCTGGGAAGCCGGCGCGGGCAGGACGGACATGAACCTGGAGCTGATGTACCAGATTCCCGACAACATGAACCACTTCGTCCTGGACGGCGCCTTCCGCCAGCCCTGCCTCTGGGTGAACAAGCTGGGCGAGCGCTTCATGAACGAGGACGGCATCCCCAACACCACCTTCACCGGCAACGCCATCGCCACCCAGCCCGACCACATCGCCTATTCCATCTTCGACGCCAAACTGCTCAAGCACTACAAGAAGGACGGTCCGGACATCCAGTCCCACGTCCATCCCCACGACCTCTACAAGCAGTTCGACAACGCCATGAAGGCCGCGGCCGACGAGGGCTACAGCCACGTCTGCGAGGCGGACTCCATCGAGGAGCTGGCGGAGAAGATGGGCATCGACCCCGCGGGCCTGGCCCGGACGGTCGAAGAGTACAACGCCTCATGCGCCAAGAACTTCGACCCCCTCTTCGACAAGGACCGGCAGTTCATGCAGCCCATCGGTTCGCCGAAGTACTATGCCTGCCGGCAGTTCGTGGGCGCCTACGGCACCCTGGGCGGCATCAGGATCAACCACCGGACCGAAGTCATGACCGACGACCACAAGGTGATCCCCGGCCTCTACGCCGTGGGCGTGGACGCCTGCGCCATCTACGGCCAGAGCTACCCCTTCATCCTCCCCGGCAACACCATGGGCTTCTGCCTCAATTCCGGCCGCATCGCCGGCGAGAACGCGGCCGTCGCCGCCAACGCCTAG
- a CDS encoding FAD-dependent oxidoreductase — protein sequence MIELTIDGLRVEAEAGTSLLKASLDAGIYIPHLCSHPDLEPLGACGLCIVEEGGAQCASCTTPVREGMVVTTRSEGLKQKRRLSIELMLSGHPADCTGCPVYGSCELQSLIQYLEVSDQRLRRRPNLVAANKANPLVMHDMTRCILCARCVRVCEDVRGVGALTFVKKDGRLRVGVRDGLSLVDANCRFCGSCIEVCPTGAIRDQEGLLDGHVNRKLAIVPCRTACPAGIDIPRYVRLVHEGKPGEALAVIREKVPFPGVLGLICDHLCEGACRRSELSESISIRALKRYAVEHGDDGWKAGSRHLPPTGRKAAVVGSGPAGLTAAYYLAKQGHAVTVLEALPEAGGMMRVGIPAYRLTPGVLDAEIEEIRAAGVDIRTGCRVESVDGLLDDYDAVLVAAGAHQGIQLPITRSGLEGILLNTDFLRAAALGGPLPVGEKVVVLGGGNVAFDCAGVARRLGAKEVRIVCLEAREAMRASAEEIIEALEEGTEIHTSVNVRELVGQNGRIAGVRCEAISAFRFGPGGQVEVDVLPESGFVLAADTLITAVGQRPDLSEGFGLPLEHGNRIKVDDATLATARPGVFAAGDVVYGTRSVIAAIAAGRAAAASMDRFLGGDGRIEEVLAPVAEAGSVLGHKDGFAPAGRCEEALEESGRCLQCDLRLTLSEPRFWSSYPHH from the coding sequence ATGATCGAACTCACCATTGACGGACTTCGCGTGGAAGCCGAGGCGGGCACGTCCCTCCTCAAGGCCTCCCTCGACGCCGGCATCTACATCCCCCACCTGTGCTCCCACCCGGATCTCGAACCGCTGGGGGCCTGCGGCCTGTGCATCGTGGAGGAGGGCGGCGCCCAATGCGCCTCCTGCACCACCCCGGTCCGGGAGGGAATGGTCGTGACCACCCGCTCCGAGGGCCTGAAGCAAAAGCGCCGCCTCTCCATCGAGCTGATGCTCTCGGGGCACCCCGCGGACTGCACCGGTTGCCCCGTATACGGAAGCTGCGAGCTGCAGTCCCTCATCCAGTATCTGGAAGTCTCCGACCAGCGCCTGCGCAGGCGCCCCAACCTCGTGGCCGCCAACAAGGCCAATCCCCTGGTCATGCACGACATGACCCGCTGCATCCTGTGCGCCCGCTGCGTGCGGGTCTGCGAGGACGTCCGCGGCGTCGGGGCCCTCACCTTCGTGAAGAAGGACGGCCGCCTCCGGGTGGGCGTGCGGGACGGCCTGTCGCTGGTGGACGCGAACTGCCGCTTCTGCGGAAGCTGCATCGAAGTGTGCCCCACGGGCGCCATCCGGGACCAGGAGGGCCTCCTGGACGGACACGTGAACCGCAAGCTGGCCATCGTCCCCTGCCGCACGGCGTGTCCCGCGGGCATCGACATCCCCCGCTACGTGCGCCTGGTGCACGAGGGCAAGCCCGGAGAGGCCCTGGCGGTCATTCGGGAGAAGGTGCCCTTCCCGGGCGTGCTGGGCCTCATCTGCGACCACCTCTGCGAGGGCGCCTGCCGGCGCAGCGAGCTGAGCGAGTCCATCTCCATCCGCGCCCTCAAGCGCTACGCCGTCGAGCACGGCGACGACGGCTGGAAGGCCGGCTCCCGCCACCTTCCGCCCACAGGCCGGAAGGCCGCCGTGGTGGGTTCCGGCCCCGCGGGCCTCACCGCCGCGTACTACCTGGCCAAGCAGGGCCACGCCGTCACGGTGCTGGAGGCCCTGCCGGAGGCGGGGGGCATGATGCGGGTGGGGATCCCGGCCTACAGGCTGACCCCGGGCGTCCTGGACGCCGAGATCGAGGAGATCCGCGCCGCCGGGGTGGACATCCGCACCGGCTGCAGGGTCGAGTCCGTGGATGGGCTCCTGGACGACTACGACGCCGTACTGGTCGCCGCCGGCGCCCACCAGGGCATCCAGCTCCCCATCACCCGTTCCGGCCTGGAGGGCATCCTCCTGAACACCGACTTCCTGCGGGCCGCCGCCCTGGGCGGACCGCTGCCCGTGGGCGAGAAGGTGGTGGTCCTGGGCGGCGGCAACGTGGCCTTCGACTGCGCCGGCGTCGCGCGGCGCCTGGGAGCGAAGGAGGTGCGCATCGTGTGCCTGGAGGCCCGCGAAGCCATGCGCGCCAGCGCCGAGGAGATCATCGAGGCCCTGGAGGAGGGCACGGAGATCCACACGTCGGTGAACGTCCGCGAACTCGTGGGGCAGAACGGCCGGATCGCCGGCGTGCGCTGCGAGGCGATCAGCGCCTTCCGCTTCGGCCCCGGCGGCCAGGTGGAGGTGGACGTCCTGCCGGAGTCCGGGTTCGTCCTGGCCGCCGACACCCTCATCACGGCCGTGGGCCAGCGCCCCGACCTTTCCGAGGGCTTCGGCCTGCCCCTGGAGCATGGCAACCGGATCAAGGTGGACGACGCCACCCTGGCCACCGCCAGGCCCGGCGTCTTCGCGGCGGGCGACGTGGTCTACGGCACGAGGTCCGTCATCGCCGCCATAGCGGCGGGCCGCGCCGCCGCGGCGTCCATGGACCGCTTCCTGGGAGGCGACGGGCGCATCGAGGAGGTCCTCGCGCCCGTGGCCGAGGCCGGATCCGTCCTGGGCCACAAGGACGGCTTCGCCCCGGCGGGGCGCTGCGAGGAGGCCCTGGAGGAATCCGGGCGGTGCCTCCAGTGCGACCTCCGCCTGACCCTCTCCGAGCCCCGGTTCTGGAGCTCCTATCCCCACCACTGA
- a CDS encoding MFS transporter, whose protein sequence is MSDRAYPAYRWFVLFVLVFVTVAQGVVLIWPAPLLEQIAKHYAMSLGAATGALMVAFTLFVTLGAVVGGFCCDRFGWVPTLIVSVVLLSLSTLLVPLFGNGFGTLVLARILEGAGAGPIMASVGAVSVEWFSHEERGIVMGVQGMGVSLGIALGFVFVPMAFVKTGSFLAAASWMSAFPIVGVLLLAVIAFGRKPPVKAARQVAAEAAGGGHEFAVAAKLPVFYMGLLCVFFLSWVMQAFNDLTPVYLSAPSPLGAGHGVLLAGKFMGLVQVSFMIGSVASGFLLTKVFKEKNKLVVGLGFIGAAVFSISVRSPLVYGNLGILPVCLVLVGFFQGMVIPTTLAFIAMHFPSNIVGKMTGIWMGVGIFGGTAGVVVGATLLHKTGLYHASIAAVSLVALCGFLFSLFLNPPEIFRNSVKGERGLALGGH, encoded by the coding sequence ATGTCCGATCGCGCGTATCCCGCATACCGCTGGTTCGTCCTCTTCGTACTGGTCTTCGTGACCGTCGCCCAGGGCGTGGTGCTCATCTGGCCCGCCCCCCTCCTCGAGCAGATCGCCAAGCACTACGCCATGAGCCTGGGCGCGGCCACGGGCGCGCTCATGGTGGCCTTCACGCTCTTCGTCACCCTCGGCGCCGTCGTCGGCGGCTTCTGCTGCGACCGGTTCGGCTGGGTGCCGACCCTGATCGTGAGCGTGGTGCTCCTGTCCCTCTCCACCCTGCTGGTGCCCCTGTTCGGCAACGGCTTCGGGACGCTGGTGCTGGCCCGCATCCTCGAAGGCGCCGGCGCCGGGCCCATCATGGCCTCGGTGGGCGCGGTGAGCGTCGAGTGGTTCTCCCACGAGGAACGCGGCATCGTCATGGGCGTGCAGGGCATGGGCGTCTCCCTGGGCATCGCCCTGGGCTTCGTCTTCGTGCCCATGGCCTTCGTCAAGACCGGTTCCTTCCTGGCCGCGGCCTCCTGGATGTCGGCCTTCCCCATCGTGGGCGTGCTCCTCCTGGCCGTGATCGCCTTCGGCCGGAAGCCCCCCGTCAAAGCCGCCCGGCAGGTCGCCGCGGAAGCCGCCGGGGGCGGCCACGAGTTCGCCGTCGCGGCCAAGCTCCCCGTGTTCTACATGGGCCTCCTTTGCGTCTTCTTCCTCAGCTGGGTCATGCAGGCCTTCAATGACCTGACGCCGGTGTACCTTTCCGCTCCGTCGCCCCTGGGCGCCGGGCACGGCGTGCTCCTGGCCGGCAAGTTCATGGGCCTGGTGCAGGTTTCCTTCATGATCGGCTCCGTGGCCAGCGGCTTCCTGCTGACCAAGGTCTTCAAGGAGAAGAACAAGCTCGTGGTCGGCCTGGGCTTCATCGGCGCCGCCGTGTTCTCCATTTCGGTGCGCTCGCCCCTGGTCTACGGGAACCTCGGCATCCTTCCCGTCTGCCTCGTGCTGGTGGGCTTCTTCCAGGGCATGGTCATCCCCACCACCCTCGCCTTCATCGCCATGCACTTCCCCAGCAACATCGTGGGCAAGATGACGGGCATCTGGATGGGCGTGGGCATCTTCGGCGGCACCGCCGGCGTCGTGGTCGGCGCCACCCTGCTCCACAAGACCGGCCTCTACCACGCCTCCATCGCCGCGGTCTCCCTGGTGGCCCTCTGCGGCTTCCTCTTCTCGCTGTTCCTCAACCCCCCCGAGATCTTCAGGAACTCGGTCAAGGGCGAACGGGGCCTCGCCCTGGGCGGTCACTAG
- a CDS encoding MFS transporter — protein MAEIIYTKYRWFVLVTMFIVTAASLSIMIAPTPFAGEIARDLHVDLGVVLASTMLVFVLCTAISALVGGFIIDRIGLVPMWIICSVVAIVATLLIPVFGKTIGGLIALRAVQGLVNGPVSSSITTCCAQWFKYEERTYVAGVQGFSVSIGIAMGVVYAPAVFNVTHSWQLALAATALLPAIGLVFALIVHFGPKAPNSAACEGRDSQQASSADFRKAVTYITFYVLCLMGFIDSWCQQAYNDMANGFYAVAQPVGLGLGPMGAGSKLVYASYAMAIGTLLAPVITEKIFKGNPKPTIFFGCGIAGLLVLTVRSLHPANTALLILVPCGILFFSSFVNPTVYGYIAKHYPANISGRLGGLVMGLTIFGATVGLGVSSALLHKTGYYWASMNVLAGVTLFGAAAVLALRLPKGFNVAAEASQAEKQ, from the coding sequence ATGGCAGAGATCATCTATACGAAGTACCGCTGGTTCGTCCTGGTGACGATGTTCATCGTGACGGCGGCCTCCCTCTCCATCATGATCGCGCCCACGCCCTTCGCCGGCGAGATCGCCCGGGACCTGCACGTGGACCTGGGCGTGGTGCTGGCCTCGACGATGCTGGTCTTCGTGTTGTGCACGGCCATCTCGGCCCTCGTCGGCGGGTTCATCATCGACCGCATCGGGCTGGTGCCCATGTGGATCATCTGCTCGGTGGTGGCCATCGTGGCCACCCTCCTGATCCCCGTATTCGGCAAGACGATCGGGGGCCTCATCGCCCTGCGGGCGGTGCAGGGCCTGGTGAACGGGCCCGTCTCCAGCTCCATCACCACGTGCTGCGCCCAGTGGTTCAAGTACGAGGAGCGCACCTACGTGGCCGGCGTGCAGGGCTTCTCGGTGTCCATCGGCATCGCCATGGGGGTGGTCTACGCCCCGGCCGTGTTCAACGTCACCCACAGCTGGCAGCTGGCCCTGGCGGCCACGGCCCTGCTGCCGGCCATCGGGCTGGTGTTCGCCCTCATCGTCCACTTCGGCCCCAAGGCGCCCAACAGCGCGGCCTGCGAAGGACGCGACAGCCAGCAGGCCTCCTCCGCCGACTTCAGGAAGGCCGTCACCTACATCACCTTCTACGTCCTCTGCCTCATGGGCTTCATCGACTCCTGGTGCCAGCAGGCCTACAACGACATGGCCAACGGCTTCTACGCCGTCGCCCAGCCGGTGGGCCTGGGCCTGGGGCCCATGGGCGCCGGTTCGAAGCTGGTCTACGCCTCGTACGCCATGGCCATCGGCACCCTCCTCGCGCCGGTGATCACCGAGAAGATCTTCAAGGGGAACCCCAAGCCGACCATCTTCTTCGGCTGCGGCATCGCCGGCCTGCTGGTGCTGACGGTGCGGAGCCTCCACCCCGCCAACACGGCCCTGCTCATCCTGGTGCCCTGCGGGATCCTCTTCTTCTCGTCCTTCGTGAACCCCACCGTCTACGGCTACATCGCCAAGCATTATCCCGCCAACATCTCGGGGCGCCTCGGCGGCCTGGTGATGGGGCTGACCATCTTCGGGGCCACCGTGGGCCTGGGGGTCAGCTCGGCGCTGCTGCACAAGACCGGCTACTACTGGGCGTCCATGAACGTCCTGGCCGGCGTCACGCTGTTCGGGGCGGCGGCCGTGCTGGCCCTGCGGCTCCCGAAGGGCTTCAACGTGGCCGCCGAAGCGTCCCAGGCTGAGAAACAGTAA
- a CDS encoding NADH-ubiquinone oxidoreductase-F iron-sulfur binding region domain-containing protein has protein sequence MDVSLEISIPGSGSTLFSGESLEFPGALAALALGPEATRTRVGGGAADIVVARALDTLPGAAVRSALLERAPLAFLEGLWLAAFAAGAAEAVAAVETEAGLAEGIAALERLGGPALRVAVVPRAFMASEDTALIRLLEGRPALASAPRVELGGKAAAVFSIEDLVALSHRFAGREAGSLVQVRGAVNRPGLLEVPPGTTLRSVIFERCGGMRGAKAFKFALAEGSFIPADGLDVPATGLITVGDEGDCVVDQARRALALTAYENCGICTICREGSHQLEELLADASSGETRGTDEALIQELGAALREGSLCAIGRRAPDPLLSGLRHFAGDFDAHLKRKRCPALVCRAYVTFHILGETCTGCGKCLAVCPEGAIEGEEDYIHVIDPGACTRCGLCLDVCPPEAAAVAKAGALKPRTPREPIPVGTWKKR, from the coding sequence ATGGACGTGTCGCTGGAAATAAGCATCCCGGGCTCCGGCTCGACCCTCTTCTCCGGGGAGAGCCTGGAGTTCCCCGGCGCCCTGGCGGCCCTGGCCCTGGGGCCCGAAGCCACCCGGACGCGGGTGGGCGGCGGGGCCGCGGACATCGTGGTGGCCCGGGCCCTGGACACCCTGCCGGGCGCCGCCGTGCGCTCCGCGCTGCTGGAGCGCGCGCCCCTGGCGTTCCTGGAGGGCCTGTGGCTCGCCGCCTTCGCCGCGGGGGCCGCCGAGGCCGTGGCTGCCGTGGAGACGGAAGCCGGACTGGCGGAAGGGATCGCCGCCCTGGAGCGCCTCGGGGGGCCCGCCCTGCGGGTGGCGGTGGTGCCGCGCGCCTTCATGGCCTCAGAGGACACGGCGCTGATTCGCCTCCTGGAAGGGCGGCCCGCCCTGGCGTCGGCGCCCCGGGTGGAACTGGGCGGCAAGGCCGCGGCCGTCTTCTCCATCGAGGACCTGGTCGCGCTCTCGCACCGCTTCGCCGGGAGGGAGGCCGGTTCGCTGGTGCAGGTGCGGGGCGCCGTGAACCGGCCCGGCCTGCTGGAGGTTCCGCCCGGAACGACGCTGCGTTCGGTGATCTTCGAACGGTGCGGCGGGATGAGGGGCGCCAAGGCCTTCAAGTTCGCGCTGGCGGAGGGAAGCTTCATCCCCGCGGACGGCCTGGATGTTCCGGCCACCGGCCTGATCACCGTGGGGGATGAAGGGGACTGCGTGGTGGACCAGGCCCGCCGCGCCCTCGCCCTCACCGCCTACGAGAACTGCGGGATCTGCACCATCTGCCGGGAGGGGAGCCACCAGCTCGAGGAACTCCTGGCCGACGCGTCCTCGGGGGAGACCCGGGGCACCGACGAGGCCCTGATCCAGGAACTCGGCGCCGCCCTGCGGGAGGGGTCCCTCTGCGCCATCGGGCGCCGGGCCCCCGATCCGCTCCTCTCCGGCCTCCGGCACTTCGCCGGGGACTTCGACGCGCACCTGAAGCGCAAGCGCTGCCCGGCCCTCGTCTGCAGGGCCTACGTCACCTTCCACATCCTGGGCGAGACCTGCACGGGCTGCGGCAAGTGCCTGGCGGTCTGCCCCGAGGGCGCCATCGAAGGCGAGGAGGACTACATCCATGTCATCGACCCGGGGGCCTGCACCAGGTGCGGTCTCTGCCTCGACGTCTGTCCCCCGGAGGCGGCCGCCGTGGCCAAGGCCGGCGCACTGAAACCCCGAACCCCCAGGGAGCCCATTCCCGTGGGCACCTGGAAGAAGCGTTAA
- a CDS encoding flavodoxin family protein: MKVLAVLAGRRGGNGEILAKEALMRAEELGAEVKILNLHDYDIRPCTGCESCTVKFTQKHEAPECVNKDKDDMDAIMKEWLEADGVIVAVPAYSFMPAGIWRVFSDRFLAYEPNFHKQVGNQAYFRHRVGAIIGNGGSTRSWMSLTLECININMLSQDIKVVDQMMANRAPRPGQILLDDEALLRARQLGENVVKGIKDYEGTGFLGDPGLGWCPECHSNVLSLGQPLWNGGGFPIECPICHCGGDLEKGADGRWTFVLQANGRERSMLNGMGAKDHFFEIKETMQKFFMNMETINGRRKKYVDYKPERVKAKV; the protein is encoded by the coding sequence ATGAAAGTACTGGCGGTCCTGGCAGGACGGCGCGGCGGCAACGGCGAGATCCTCGCCAAGGAGGCCCTGATGCGGGCCGAGGAGCTCGGCGCGGAGGTCAAGATCCTCAACCTGCACGACTACGACATTCGCCCCTGCACCGGGTGCGAGTCCTGCACGGTGAAGTTCACCCAGAAGCACGAGGCCCCCGAGTGCGTGAACAAGGACAAGGACGACATGGACGCGATCATGAAGGAGTGGCTGGAGGCCGACGGCGTCATCGTCGCCGTGCCCGCGTACTCCTTCATGCCCGCGGGCATCTGGCGGGTCTTCTCGGACCGCTTCCTGGCCTATGAGCCCAACTTCCATAAGCAGGTGGGCAACCAGGCCTACTTCCGGCACCGGGTGGGCGCCATCATCGGCAACGGCGGTTCCACCCGCAGCTGGATGTCCCTGACCCTGGAGTGCATCAACATCAACATGCTGAGCCAGGACATCAAGGTGGTGGACCAGATGATGGCCAACCGCGCGCCCCGCCCCGGCCAGATCCTGCTGGACGACGAGGCCCTCCTCCGGGCCCGCCAGCTGGGCGAGAACGTCGTGAAGGGGATCAAGGACTACGAGGGCACGGGCTTTTTGGGCGATCCCGGCCTGGGCTGGTGCCCCGAGTGCCACTCCAACGTGCTGTCCCTGGGCCAGCCGCTCTGGAACGGCGGCGGCTTCCCCATCGAGTGCCCCATCTGCCACTGCGGCGGGGACCTGGAGAAGGGCGCCGACGGACGCTGGACCTTCGTGCTGCAGGCCAACGGGCGCGAGCGCTCCATGCTCAACGGCATGGGCGCCAAGGACCACTTCTTCGAGATCAAGGAAACCATGCAGAAGTTCTTCATGAACATGGAGACCATCAACGGGAGGCGCAAGAAGTACGTGGACTACAAGCCCGAGCGGGTGAAGGCCAAGGTTTAG